The Mytilus trossulus isolate FHL-02 chromosome 3, PNRI_Mtr1.1.1.hap1, whole genome shotgun sequence genome contains a region encoding:
- the LOC134710522 gene encoding craniofacial development protein 2-like — MKLLSPKYPTKIGTWNVRTLYQSGKSLQTAKEMDRYSIEILGLSEVRWNTSGMTTLNTGHTIIHSGNKNATDTHDKGVGCMLTKKAKQSLLEWNHVSSRIITARFDTKFQKTTIIQVYSPTNNADEEEKDDFYNSLQTTANSVPKRDILMLLGDLNAKVGKDRKGEIEKWDQMESVK; from the coding sequence ATGAAGTTGTTATCACCTAAGTATCCAACTAAAATTGGGACTTGGAATGTACGAACACTGTATCAAAGTGGAAAGAGCTTGCAGACAGCCAAAGAAATGGACAGATACAGTATTGAAATTTTAGGACTCAGTGAAGTAAGATGGAATACATCTGGCATGACAACGTTAAACACTGGTCATACCATCATCCACTCTGGTAACAAAAACGCCACTGACACTCATGACAAAGGTGTTGGATGTATGCTTACTAAAAAGGCAAAGCAGTCTCTCTTAGAATGGAATCATGTGTCTTCTAGAATAATCACTGCCAGGTTTGacacaaaatttcagaaaacaaCCATAATCCAGGTTTACTCACCAACAAATAATGCAGACGAAGAAGAGAAAGATGACTTTTACAACTCTCTGCAGACCACTGCAAATTCTGTGCCTAAACGAGACATCCTCATGCTACTAGGAGACCTCAATGCAAAAGTGGGTAAGGACAGGAAAGGAGAGATAGAGAAATGGGACCAAATGGAATCGGTGAAATGA
- the LOC134710521 gene encoding uncharacterized protein LOC134710521, translating into MRLNTNQQDCLKIGDSTVEDVQQFTYLGSIVSTTGGTDEDISARKKKAQQVFSMLKPVWRSNALRTSTKLRIFTTNVKSVLLYGSETWRETAASIKSIQTFVNKCLRNILNIRWPNKISNNELWRRTKQQPTTQTIRARKWKWIGHTLRKKDTHITKQALEWNPQGHRKRGRPKNTWRRGLTTRLSKIGMTRKETKRIAMDRKKWRETVVALCPPWDEVD; encoded by the coding sequence atgaGGCTAAATACAAACCAGCAAGATTGTCTTAAGATCGGCGACTCTACTGTTGAAGATGTTCAACAATTCACCTATCTGGGAAGTATTGTCAGTACAACAGGAGGCACAGACGAAGACATATCGGCAAGAAAAAAGAAAGCACAACAGGTATTTTCCATGCTTAAACCTGTTTGGAGGAGTAATGCTTTAAGAACTAGCACTAAGTTAAGGATATTTACCACCAATGTCAAATCTGTACTCTTATACGGATCAGAAACCTGGAGAGAAACAGCTGCATCCATCAAATCTATCCAGACTTTTGTCAATAAATGTTTGAGAAACATCCTCAACATCAGATGGCCAAACAAAATATCCAACAATGAGCTATGGAGAAGAACCAAACAACAGCCAACAACCCAGACCATAAGAGCAAGAAAGTGGAAGTGGATCGGGCATACCCTAAGAAAGAAAGACACGCACATTACCAAGCAAGCCCTAGAATGGAACCCCCAAGGACATCGAAAAAGGGGAAGGCCAAAAAACACCTGGCGCAGGGGACTAACAACCCGGCTGAGTAAAATTGGGATGACCAGGAAAGAAACAAAACGAATAGCCATGGACAGGAAGAAATGGAGAGAAACTGTAGTCGCCCTATGTCCCCCTTGGGACGAAGTGGATTAA